From a single Pelmatolapia mariae isolate MD_Pm_ZW linkage group LG20, Pm_UMD_F_2, whole genome shotgun sequence genomic region:
- the LOC134619351 gene encoding uncharacterized protein LOC134619351 isoform X1, with the protein MSSVPKVTLSGGLEICRVLNGMWQVSGAHGAVDKIRAVEAMQEYVDAGLTTFDMADIYGPAEEIFGQFNSQLKSKSSGSLSPALQGLTKYVPRPGLMERKVVEKALQRSMTRMQVDTLDCVQFHWWDYGDKRYLEALGHLSDLQQEGVIRELALTNFDTQRLEEITSKGIRISSNQVQYSVIDQRPAARMEQFCVANNIKLLTYGTLAGGLLSERYLGKVEPMSRAELYTASLSKYKNMIDTWGGWSLFQDLLATLETVAKRRDSSIASVATRYVLDRPAVGGVIVGCRLGVAGAGQHISDSLRSCSSDLKLTAEDLAAIEAVTQRSRDLMAIIGDCGDEYRN; encoded by the exons ATGTCCTCGGTGCCCAAAGTGACACTGTCCGGAGGTCTGGAGATCTGCCGGGTCCTGAACGGGATGTGGCAGGTGTCCGGGGCGCACGGAGCGGTGGATAAAATCAGGGCAG TTGAGGCCATGCAGGAGTATGTAGATGCCGGTTTAACCACATTCGACATGGCAGACATTTACGGGCCTGCAGAGGAAATCTTTGGACAGTTTAACAGCCAG CTGAAGTCCAAATCCTCTGGGAGTCTCAGCCCGGCTCTGCAGGGTTTGACTAAATATGTACCGAGACCTGGACTGATGGAGCGCAAG GTGGTGGAGAAGGCGTTGCAGCGGTCCATGACTCGAATGCAGGTGGACACCCTGGACTGTGTTCAGTTTCACTGGTGGGACTATGGGGACAAGAGATATCTGGAGGCACTGGGTCACCTCTCTGACCTGCAGCAGGAAGGAGTCATAC GTGAGCTCGCCCTCACTAACTTTGACACACAGAGGTTGGAAGAGATCACCAGCAAAGGCATCCGCATTTCCAGCAACCAG GTTCAGTACTCGGTGATTGACCAGCGACCTGCAGCCAGGATGGAGCAGTTCTGTGTGGCCAACAACATTAAGCTCCTCACTTACGGCACGCTCG CTGGCGGTCTGCTCTCTGAACGCTATCTCGGAAAGGTGGAGCCTATGTCTAGGGCGGAGCTCTACACCGCCTCCCTTTCCAAGTACAAGAACATGATCGACACTTGGGGTGGCTGGAGTCTTTTCCAAGATCTCCTCGCCACCTTGGAGACGGTAGCTAAGAGACGTGACTCCTCAATAGCCAGTGTGGCGACGCGTTACGTGCTGGACCGGCCTGCAGTGGGTGGAGTCATTGTGGGTTGCCGACTAGGCGTCGCAGGGGCGGGGCAGCACATCAGTGACAGCCTGCGAAGCTGCAGCTCTGACCTGAAGCTGACGGCTGAAGATCTCGCTGCCATCGAAGCAGTGACACAACGCTCCAGGGACCTCATGGCGATCATCGGGGACTGTGGGGACGAGTACAGGAACTAA
- the LOC134619351 gene encoding uncharacterized protein LOC134619351 isoform X2, whose amino-acid sequence MQEYVDAGLTTFDMADIYGPAEEIFGQFNSQLKSKSSGSLSPALQGLTKYVPRPGLMERKVVEKALQRSMTRMQVDTLDCVQFHWWDYGDKRYLEALGHLSDLQQEGVIRELALTNFDTQRLEEITSKGIRISSNQVQYSVIDQRPAARMEQFCVANNIKLLTYGTLAGGLLSERYLGKVEPMSRAELYTASLSKYKNMIDTWGGWSLFQDLLATLETVAKRRDSSIASVATRYVLDRPAVGGVIVGCRLGVAGAGQHISDSLRSCSSDLKLTAEDLAAIEAVTQRSRDLMAIIGDCGDEYRN is encoded by the exons ATGCAGGAGTATGTAGATGCCGGTTTAACCACATTCGACATGGCAGACATTTACGGGCCTGCAGAGGAAATCTTTGGACAGTTTAACAGCCAG CTGAAGTCCAAATCCTCTGGGAGTCTCAGCCCGGCTCTGCAGGGTTTGACTAAATATGTACCGAGACCTGGACTGATGGAGCGCAAG GTGGTGGAGAAGGCGTTGCAGCGGTCCATGACTCGAATGCAGGTGGACACCCTGGACTGTGTTCAGTTTCACTGGTGGGACTATGGGGACAAGAGATATCTGGAGGCACTGGGTCACCTCTCTGACCTGCAGCAGGAAGGAGTCATAC GTGAGCTCGCCCTCACTAACTTTGACACACAGAGGTTGGAAGAGATCACCAGCAAAGGCATCCGCATTTCCAGCAACCAG GTTCAGTACTCGGTGATTGACCAGCGACCTGCAGCCAGGATGGAGCAGTTCTGTGTGGCCAACAACATTAAGCTCCTCACTTACGGCACGCTCG CTGGCGGTCTGCTCTCTGAACGCTATCTCGGAAAGGTGGAGCCTATGTCTAGGGCGGAGCTCTACACCGCCTCCCTTTCCAAGTACAAGAACATGATCGACACTTGGGGTGGCTGGAGTCTTTTCCAAGATCTCCTCGCCACCTTGGAGACGGTAGCTAAGAGACGTGACTCCTCAATAGCCAGTGTGGCGACGCGTTACGTGCTGGACCGGCCTGCAGTGGGTGGAGTCATTGTGGGTTGCCGACTAGGCGTCGCAGGGGCGGGGCAGCACATCAGTGACAGCCTGCGAAGCTGCAGCTCTGACCTGAAGCTGACGGCTGAAGATCTCGCTGCCATCGAAGCAGTGACACAACGCTCCAGGGACCTCATGGCGATCATCGGGGACTGTGGGGACGAGTACAGGAACTAA
- the LOC134618676 gene encoding transketolase-like: MEDYHKPDQQTVQALRNIATRLRINSIKATTAAGSGHPTSCSSVAEIMSVLFFHSMKYRPEDPRNPNNDRFVLSKGHAAPVLYAVWAETGYLKENELLNLRKVDSILEGHPVPKQQFVDVATGSLGQGLGAACGMAYTGKYFDKASYRVFCLLGDGELSEGSVWEAMAFASYYQLDNLVAILDINRLGQSDPTPLQHHVEKYQRRCESFGWHAIIVDGHSVEELCKVLSQPRHQPLAIIAKTIKGKGIPAAEDKMGWHGKPLPKDMAESVIKELQNRIISCNKRLYPAPPNEDTSPVSLRNIRMPSAPSYKPGDKIATRKAYGVALAKLGRYNERVVVLDGDTKNSTFSELFKNEHPNRYVECYIAEQNMVSVAIGCGVRDRNVVFASTFATFFTRAYDQLRMAAISESNINLCGSHCGVSIGEDGPSQMGLEDLAMFRAIPAATVFYPSDGVSTEKAVELAANTKGLCFIRTSRPENNIIYNCNEDFHVGQAKVVYKTNDDYVTVVGAGVTLHEALAAAEMLKKERINIRVIDPFTIKPLDSKTIIDNARATRGRIITVEDHYYEGGLGEAVCSAVVNETGFTVHRLAVSQVPRSGKPHELLRIFGIDRDAIAQAVRKMLSSSANAK, encoded by the exons ATGGAGGACTATCATAAACCGGACCAGCAGACGGTGCAGGCGCTCAGGAACATCGCCACCCGACTCCGGATCAACTCCATCAAGGCGACAACTGCAGCGGGCAGCGG TCACCCCACATCATGCAGCAGCGTGGCAGAGATCATGTCCGTGCTTTTCTTTCATTCCATGAAATACCGACCCGAAGACCCACGTAACCCCAACAATGACCGGTTTGTCCTCTCTAAG GGTCACGCAGCCCCGGTGCTGTATGCTGTGTGGGCAGAGACGGGCTACCTGAAGGAGAATGAGCTTCTCAACCTCCGCAAGGTCGACTCAATCCTGGAGGGACATCCTGTGCCG aAGCAGCAGTTTGTGGATGTGGCCACGGGATCTCTTGGTCAGGGGCTGGGAGCCGCGTGTGGAATGGCTTACACTGGAAAATACTTTGACAAGGCCAG CTATCGGGTGTTCTGCCTGTTGGGTGACGGAGAGCTGTCAGAAGGCTCGGTGTGGGAGGCCATGGCCTTCGCCTCGTACTACCAGCTAGACAACTTGGTAGCCATCCTGGACATTAATCGACTGGGTCAGAGTGACCCGACTCCCCTGCAGCATCATGTGGAGAAATACCAGCGGCGCTGCGAGTCCTTTGG CTGGCACGCCATCATAGTAGATGGCCACAGTGTGGAGGAGTTGTGTAAGGTGCTGAGTCAACCACGCCACCAGCCACTTGCCATTATCGCCAAGACCATCAAGGGCAAGGGCATCCCAG CGGCTGAGGATAAAATGGGCTGGCATGGTAAACCCCTGCCCAAGGACATGGCAGAGAGCGTGATCAAGGAGCTGCAGAACCGTATCATCAGCTGCAACAAGCGCCTCTATCCTGCTCCCCCCAATGAGGACACATCCCCTGTTAGCCTCCGCAACATCCGCATGCCGAGTGCACCCAGCTACAAACCTGGAGATAAG ATCGCTACAAGGAAGGCGTACGGCGTAGCTCTGGCCAAGCTGGGGCGTTACAACGAGCGTGTGGTGGTTCTGGATGGAGACACCAAGAACTCCACCTTCTCTGAGCTCTTTAAAAATGAACACCCCAACCGTTACGTGGAATGCTACATTGCAGAGCAAAACATG GTGAGCGTGGCGATCGGTTGTGGTGTACGAGACCGTAACGTGGTGTTCGCCAGCACCTTCGCCACCTTCTTTACCCGCGCTTATGACCAGCTCCGCATGGCCGCCATCTCCGAGAGCAACATCAACCTCTGTGGCTCCCACTGCGGTGTCTCCATCG gTGAGGATGGACCCTCTCAGATGGGTCTGGAGGATCTGGCCATGTTCAGAGCCATTCCTGCAGCAACTGTCTTCTACCCAAGTGACGGTGTTTCCACTGAGAAAGCTGTGGAGCTTGCCGCCAACACAAAG GGTTTGTGTTTTATCCGGACAAGCCGCCCAGAGAACAACATCATTTACAACTGCAACGAAGACTTCCATGTCGGACAGGCTAAG GTTGTATATAAAACCAATGATGATTATGTGACTGTGGTTGGAGCGGGAGTGACCCTCCatgaggctctggctgctgcTGAAATGCTGAAGAAAG AGAGAATAAACATTCGTGTGATTGATCCATTCACCATAAAACCCCTGGACTCCAAGACCATCATCGACAACGCCAGGGCCACCAGAGGACGCATTATAACAGTGGAGGACCACTACTATGAAG GTGGTCTAGGTGAAGCAGTGTGTTCGGCGGTGGTGAATGAGACCGGCTTCACCGTCCACCGCCTGGCAGTCTCCCAAGTGCCCCGGAGCGGTAAGCCCCACGAGCTACTCCGAATCTTTGGCATAGACCGTGACGCCATCGCTCAAGCGGTCCGTAAGATGCTCAGCAGCTCAGCCAACGCCAAGTAG